One Pocillopora verrucosa isolate sample1 chromosome 10, ASM3666991v2, whole genome shotgun sequence genomic window carries:
- the LOC131773382 gene encoding uncharacterized protein, whose protein sequence is MAGLLQATQGKYSVFVTGGNVNVGYRSRMTCYSGQRRASYSTGPSVRTTTERITGPEQLLKDVPSSTLSELVMLLNNPSPLRNNWKAMAAEMSLSFQTVQSLDYYGADGMMNGVLEIMFQRAKTVRHLVDMLRNIQRPDVIAILVKAGLQEGDVHLIDLSDDANTEDLSNENVSRVTIKTTSSTNSIDHKQSSGHTHALWENPSKDTPRQGSVPESTNVTNSRRSLQEPLDNTIPRVESDGAPFGTALGVCVVPVNITADERHKEEVVVLERQDFKNSIIYRIIRLIVVTYSVLRDSFSLGSRQ, encoded by the exons ATGGCTGGGCTCCTACAAG caacacAAGGAAAATACTCAGTATTCGTTACTGGGGGAAACGTAAATGTTGGTTACAGATCGCGAATGACTTGTTACTCCGGGCAGCGAAGAG caAGCTACTCCACCGGTCCATCAGTAAGAACAACTACAGAAAGAATCACAGGCCCCG AGCAACTATTGAAAGATGTCCCAAGTTCAACTCTCAGCGAGCTTGTTATGTTGCTGAACAACCCTAGCCCCCTCAGAAACAATTGGAAAGCCATGGCGGCCGAGATGTCTCTGAGCTTTCAAACAGTACAAAGTTTAGACTACTATGGTGCGGATGGAATGATGAATGGGGTGCTCGAGATAATGTTTCAAAGAGCAAAAACAGTCCGGCACTTAGTGGATATGCTGAGGAATATCCAAAGGCCTGATGTCATTGCAATCTTGGTTAAAGCTGGTTTGCAAGAGGGCGACGTACACCTAATAGATTTGAGTG ATGATGCAAACACAGAAGACCTCAGTAACGAAAATGTCTCTCGTGTAACCATAAAGACAACCAGCTCAACTAACTCCATTGATCACAAGCAATCAAGTGGCCACACGCATGCATTATGGGAAAACCCTAGCAAGGACACACCACGCCAAGGCAGTGTACCCGAATCCACAAATGTTACAAATAGCCGTAGGAGTCTTCAAGAGCCGTTAGACAACACCATTCCCCGTGTTGAATCAGATGGGGCGCCCTTCGGTACAGCTCTGGGTGTCTGCGTCGTGCCAGTAAATATCACAGCTGATGAAAGACATAAAGAGGAAGTTGTGGTACTTGAACgtcaagattttaaaaattctatTATTTATAGAATAATTAGGTTAATAGTGGTCACTTATTCCGTGTTACGTGATAGCTTCAGCTTAGGGTCGAGGCAGTAG
- the LOC131773387 gene encoding uncharacterized protein isoform X2 encodes MNVQNAGNRKFKVNVSGGHVLCGDNSRMDVTYRTGNKTRYHTLSSKSTFAKITGPDQLISSIPYTVYSQLSALLIRDRIDLAAKLFNLTLEEAISLKDNTDHECHGMDAIFQLMKERNVNLGHLVEVLREMQRYDALSVLIKAGYPDHPDLHPSVTGTSYIQG; translated from the exons GGAATAGAAAATTTAAAGTCAATGTTAGTGGTGGGCATGTCCTTTGTGGTGATAATTCAAGAATGGATGTCACATACAGAACAG GTAATAAAACAAGATATCACACATTGTCATCAAAATCAACTTTTGCAAAAATTACTGGTCCAG atCAATTGATATCATCAATACCTTACACTGTATATTCTCAACTCAGTGCACTGTTGATAAGAGACCGAATAGATTTAGCAGCGAAACTCTTCAACTTGACACTAGAAGAGGCAATATCACTAAAAGACAACACAGACCATGAATGCCATGGTATGGATGCAATTTTCCAACTGATGAAGGAACGCAACGTGAATCTTGGCCACCTGGTGGAAGTGTTGAGGGAGATGCAGAGGTATGATGCCCTTAGTGTCCTCATTAAAGCTGGCTATCCTGACCATCCAGATCTTCATCCAAGTGTTACAGGTACAAGCTATATTCAAGGGTGA
- the LOC131773381 gene encoding carbohydrate sulfotransferase 1-like, translating into MKFVVPVARRIPCGPVAFNKSCLTFLLVIALLFFFVTFMYASRKTSSAQLEFSSRHGAMNQFVSPHHLQVELTSTRNFEIPINAKKAKIIILSYPRSGSSFLGDIFNHHPGVFYLFEPLITVQRRFSRDSLFEYDFSSSSYQTAANEFLSNVVRCNFERSNFTRYIREAERNKSLALKSSPFCSQDGSCKKLKPRQLEYVCRNSYSVFAAKVLSPRVPTSSDWIRTFLQSCSSVNNANQCRIFHLVRDPRAVAYSLKTVHFFRRKKDQQREFSWFVKKMCRQMELDLSGISTLKTLLPSGYRLIRFEDLAGNPFSMVSELYKFVGMEMSDEVKQWLYEATKAGNAHKGAYETIRDPKEVLEKWRKKMSPAQVKIVEDHCARVIIQLNYSLT; encoded by the coding sequence ATGAAATTCGTTGTACCGGTCGCAAGAAGGATTCCTTGCGGTCCTGTCGCTTTCAACAAATCATGCCTGACCTTTCTACTGGTGATCgctttactatttttttttgtaacgttTATGTACGCCTCCAGAAAGACAAGTTCTGCCCAGCTAGAATTCTCTAGTCGTCACGGCGCTATGAACCAGTTCGTCTCTCCACACCATTTACAAGTTGAGCTCACTTCGACGAGGAATTTTGAAATCCCTATAAAtgcaaaaaaggcaaaaattattattttgtcttaCCCAAGGTCTGGATCTTCATTCTTAGGCGACATATTTAATCATCATCCTGGAGTTTTTTACTTATTCGAGCCACTAATTACGGTACAAAGACGTTTCAGCAGAGATTCGTTATTCGAATATGACTTCTCGTCTTCTTCCTATCAAACCGCAGCGAATGAATTCCTAAGTAATGTTGTGAGATGCAACTTTGAAAGAAGTAATTTTACCCGCTACATTAGAGAAGCCGAGCGCAACAAAAGCTTAGCACTGAAGTCTTCCCCGTTTTGTTCTCAGGATGGATCATGCAAAAAACTCAAACCAAGGCAACTTGAATATGTCTGTCGAAACAGCTACAGCGTTTTTGCCGCAAAAGTGTTGTCACCCAGAGTACCAACCTCCTCTGACTGGATAAGAACGTTTTTACAAAGCTGCAGCTCTGTCAACAATGCCAACCAATGTAGAATTTTTCATTTAGTGCGCGATCCGCGAGCTGTGGCTTATTCTTTAAAGACTGTGCACTTTTTTAGGAGGAAAAAAGACCAACAACGTGAATTTTCGTGGTTTGTGAAGAAAATGTGTCGTCAAATGGAGTTAGACCTCAGCGGTATTTCGACCCTTAAAACTTTATTACCCAGTGGATACCGGTTGATTCGGTTCGAAGACCTCGCTGGGAATCCCTTTTCAATGGTGAGCGAGCTTTACAAGTTTGTCGGCATGGAAATGTCGGATGAAGTCAAACAATGGCTGTACGAGGCGACAAAAGCTGGCAATGCCCACAAAGGAGCCTACGAAACCATTCGCGACCCAAAGGAAGTTCTtgagaaatggagaaagaaaaTGAGTCCTGCACAAGTGAAAATTGTTGAGGACCATTGTGCAAGAGTCATAATACAACTGAATTATTCACTGACTTAG
- the LOC131773387 gene encoding uncharacterized protein isoform X3 encodes MNVQNAGNRKFKVNVSGGHVLCGDNSRMDVTYRTDQLISSIPYTVYSQLSALLIRDRIDLAAKLFNLTLEEAISLKDNTDHECHGMDAIFQLMKERNVNLGHLVEVLREMQRYDALSVLIKAGYPDHPDLHPSVTEEESSEEVLTLLQMGSSHVNP; translated from the exons GGAATAGAAAATTTAAAGTCAATGTTAGTGGTGGGCATGTCCTTTGTGGTGATAATTCAAGAATGGATGTCACATACAGAACAG atCAATTGATATCATCAATACCTTACACTGTATATTCTCAACTCAGTGCACTGTTGATAAGAGACCGAATAGATTTAGCAGCGAAACTCTTCAACTTGACACTAGAAGAGGCAATATCACTAAAAGACAACACAGACCATGAATGCCATGGTATGGATGCAATTTTCCAACTGATGAAGGAACGCAACGTGAATCTTGGCCACCTGGTGGAAGTGTTGAGGGAGATGCAGAGGTATGATGCCCTTAGTGTCCTCATTAAAGCTGGCTATCCTGACCATCCAGATCTTCATCCAAGTGTTACAG AGGAGGAGAGCTCAGAAGAGGTGTTAACCCTGTTGCAGATGGGAAGCAGCCATGTGAACCCCTGA
- the LOC131773387 gene encoding uncharacterized protein isoform X4, giving the protein MDVTYRTGNKTRYHTLSSKSTFAKITGPDQLISSIPYTVYSQLSALLIRDRIDLAAKLFNLTLEEAISLKDNTDHECHGMDAIFQLMKERNVNLGHLVEVLREMQRYDALSVLIKAGYPDHPDLHPSVTEEESSEEVLTLLQMGSSHVNP; this is encoded by the exons ATGGATGTCACATACAGAACAG GTAATAAAACAAGATATCACACATTGTCATCAAAATCAACTTTTGCAAAAATTACTGGTCCAG atCAATTGATATCATCAATACCTTACACTGTATATTCTCAACTCAGTGCACTGTTGATAAGAGACCGAATAGATTTAGCAGCGAAACTCTTCAACTTGACACTAGAAGAGGCAATATCACTAAAAGACAACACAGACCATGAATGCCATGGTATGGATGCAATTTTCCAACTGATGAAGGAACGCAACGTGAATCTTGGCCACCTGGTGGAAGTGTTGAGGGAGATGCAGAGGTATGATGCCCTTAGTGTCCTCATTAAAGCTGGCTATCCTGACCATCCAGATCTTCATCCAAGTGTTACAG AGGAGGAGAGCTCAGAAGAGGTGTTAACCCTGTTGCAGATGGGAAGCAGCCATGTGAACCCCTGA
- the LOC131773387 gene encoding uncharacterized protein isoform X1, which produces MNVQNAGNRKFKVNVSGGHVLCGDNSRMDVTYRTGNKTRYHTLSSKSTFAKITGPDQLISSIPYTVYSQLSALLIRDRIDLAAKLFNLTLEEAISLKDNTDHECHGMDAIFQLMKERNVNLGHLVEVLREMQRYDALSVLIKAGYPDHPDLHPSVTEEESSEEVLTLLQMGSSHVNP; this is translated from the exons GGAATAGAAAATTTAAAGTCAATGTTAGTGGTGGGCATGTCCTTTGTGGTGATAATTCAAGAATGGATGTCACATACAGAACAG GTAATAAAACAAGATATCACACATTGTCATCAAAATCAACTTTTGCAAAAATTACTGGTCCAG atCAATTGATATCATCAATACCTTACACTGTATATTCTCAACTCAGTGCACTGTTGATAAGAGACCGAATAGATTTAGCAGCGAAACTCTTCAACTTGACACTAGAAGAGGCAATATCACTAAAAGACAACACAGACCATGAATGCCATGGTATGGATGCAATTTTCCAACTGATGAAGGAACGCAACGTGAATCTTGGCCACCTGGTGGAAGTGTTGAGGGAGATGCAGAGGTATGATGCCCTTAGTGTCCTCATTAAAGCTGGCTATCCTGACCATCCAGATCTTCATCCAAGTGTTACAG AGGAGGAGAGCTCAGAAGAGGTGTTAACCCTGTTGCAGATGGGAAGCAGCCATGTGAACCCCTGA